In a single window of the Christensenella timonensis genome:
- a CDS encoding iron-containing alcohol dehydrogenase family protein, which produces MRDINTFAVPEGVKIGSGILYPKLKEFLKPTDRVMLIVDKTVDELYGNEVYENLSSYLKDIKREFVHAGSLREALLMAYYIVNRDFDAVIAMGGGKVLDVGKYASTMSKRPFISIPTSMSHDGVASPMAVLKCDHGEVRTLMAEIPAYIIMDMDIIRNAPRQMVVAGLGDLISNITALKDWELAVRAGKAKMDDFAYIISGTAVRAILQYTQPSLEDTAFLTQLAESIVLSGLAMNITGDTRPSSGAEHLISHGIDALGKGTFHGLQAAMASVLVEYLHGGDYELIRSFLKRFGIPASFEDLGLTYEDYVEVMRLAPTTRKNRYTILDEISLDDGHLKQIYDAVYGG; this is translated from the coding sequence GTGAGGGATATCAATACTTTTGCGGTGCCGGAAGGCGTAAAGATAGGGAGCGGGATCCTGTATCCGAAGCTCAAGGAATTTTTAAAACCGACAGACAGGGTGATGCTCATTGTCGATAAGACAGTGGACGAGTTATACGGAAACGAGGTATATGAAAACCTGTCCTCCTATTTAAAGGACATCAAACGGGAATTTGTCCATGCAGGCAGCCTGCGCGAAGCGCTGCTGATGGCATATTATATCGTAAACCGCGATTTTGACGCGGTCATCGCGATGGGCGGCGGCAAGGTGCTGGACGTAGGCAAGTATGCGTCCACCATGTCAAAGCGGCCGTTTATCAGTATTCCGACATCCATGTCGCACGACGGCGTGGCTTCCCCGATGGCGGTATTGAAATGCGACCACGGCGAAGTACGGACGCTGATGGCGGAAATCCCTGCGTATATCATCATGGATATGGATATCATCCGCAATGCGCCGCGCCAGATGGTCGTTGCGGGCCTTGGCGACCTGATCTCCAATATCACGGCGCTGAAAGACTGGGAGCTGGCGGTACGCGCCGGAAAAGCGAAAATGGATGACTTTGCTTACATCATTTCGGGTACGGCAGTACGTGCGATCTTGCAGTATACGCAGCCGAGCCTAGAGGACACCGCGTTTTTGACGCAGCTAGCGGAATCCATCGTATTGTCGGGCCTCGCCATGAACATCACGGGCGATACGCGCCCCTCGAGCGGGGCGGAGCACCTGATCAGCCACGGGATAGACGCGCTCGGGAAAGGTACTTTCCACGGGCTGCAGGCGGCAATGGCCAGCGTATTGGTGGAATATTTGCACGGCGGCGACTACGAATTGATCCGCAGCTTTTTGAAGCGGTTCGGGATTCCGGCAAGCTTTGAAGACCTGGGGCTTACTTATGAGGATTATGTAGAAGTGATGCGGCTCGCGCCTACGACAAGGAAGAACCGTTACACGATCCTGGACGAGATTTCTTTGGACGATGGCCATTTGAAACAGATTTATGATGCAGTTTATGGGGGCTGA